The genomic segment AATGTAGGCTATGAGCAATTTAAACTGCAAAATTTAACCGCAAAAGGTAAAATTACCACTGAGAAAACCATTCAAGGGGATTTAACCTTGGGGTTACGTCAATTTGTCTATAACGAAATCAAAGTGGAAAATGCCTCTTTATTGCTAAAAGGAAATGAAGAAAATCATAGCTTGAAATTAAGTGCAAAAGGCAACCCGGTTGGTGCTGATTTGCAAATTTCCGGAAAATTTGACCGCTTGAAAGAAATTTGGGAAGGGCAATTAAGCCAAGTCTCGATTCAATCCACCGAGTTTGGTCAATTCCAAGCAGATAAATCGGTGAATGTGAAATATGACAATAAAGCCATTAACGCCAATATTTCCGCACATTGTTGGCATAACCGGAAAATTAACCTTTGTTTCCCGACTGCATTTAACGCAGGTGTAGAGGGCAAAGTGCCTTTTGAAATCCGCAACTTTGATTTAGCGGTATTGCAACAATTTTTGGAGAAAAACAGCCAGCTTTCAGGGATTGTGAATGCCAAAGGCGATGCAGCTTGGTTTAAAAACAAACAGCCTCAAGTGAATCTGGATTTAACCTCTAATGCGATTAAATTTATTCAAAAAATGGAGGGGGGAAAAAGTTTCCCACTCACCGTTTCACCGCTTAAAATTGAACTGAAAATGTCTGACAATAATTTAACCCTTAAATCTGATTTAAGGGTCGAAAATAACGGCAGACTTTCGACTGATTTAGTGATGAAAGATTTAAGTAAGGCTCGTGCGTTATCCGGCACTATTCATCTTGACCAATTAAGCTTAAAGCTGATTCGACCGCTACTTGAACGGGGCGATTCGGTTGATGGCAATGTGAATGCTCGTCTTACCGTGAGCGGTACTGCAACCTCTCCGTTATTGCACGGAAATCTAAACGTTACAGAGTTAAAAGCTCGCTCTGTTACAATGCCGTTTGATATTACAGGTGGGAATTTAGCAATGAATTTCCACGGGGCAACATCGACTTTAAGCGGTAAATTACAAACCAAACAAAGTGAGCTACGCTTGGACGGTGATGCAGACTGGCGAGATCTGAATGCGTGGAAAACACGGATTCACGCTCAAGCTAATCGTTTCCAAGTGGATATTCCTAATATCGCAAAAGTGGCAGTTAGCCCGGATATCCAAGTAACGGCAACGCCAACGCTTTTAACCTTAAGTGGAAATGTGGATATCCCTTGGGCAAGAATTGAAGTCGAGCAGTTACCTGAAAGTGCGGTCAGTGTAAGTGGAGATGAGGTGATTATGGACGGCTCGGTGAAAAATAAAGTGCCGTTTAGCCAACGTAATATTCCGGCTCAAACCTCAGGTGGAATGGCAATTAATGCAGATATTAAGATTAACATCGGTAATGATGTCAAACTCAAAGCCTATGGTTTAAACAGTAACGTGAATGGCTTATTGTCTGTCAGACAAGGTAAACAAGGGCTGGGGCTTTATGGGCAAGTTCATTTGCGTGAAGGGCGATTTGCTGCCTATGGGCAAGACTTATTGATTCGTAAAGGTGATATTAGTTTTGCCGGCTCACCGTCTCAGCCAACCCTAGATATTGAAGCCATACGTAATCCGGAGGCAATGGAAGATCCGACCATTACTGCGGGAGTGAGAGTAACGGGTTTGGCAGACAGCCCAACGGTAAAAGTATTCTCTGATCCGGCAATGTCGCAAAATGAGGCACTTTCCTATATTTTAACTGGTCGCTCATTGGAAAGCAGTGGTGATGCAAGCTCTAGTAATGCAGTCGCTGCGGCATTACTCAGTATGAGCTTATCAAAAAGCAGTAAATTGGTGGGTGATGTTGGTAGTACTTTCGGACTCAAAGATTTAAGCGTGACTACCGCAGGTATCGGTGATAACACCAAAGTAGAGGTAAGCGCCAGCCTTGCCCCTAAATTCCGAGTGAAATATGGCGTAGGCATTTTTGCACCGCTTACCGAATTAACCTTACGCTACAATTTAACGCCAAGGCTGTACTTACAATGGGTCTCAAGTATTAACCAAGCGGTAGATTTAATGTATCGCTTTGAATTTGACGAGCTATTCTAGTTAAGGCTGAATGAAAGGTTGTTAATGTTTCGCCATTAACAACCTTTTTGCTTTATAGTAGAATGGCAAACCCGATTTACAAGCGGTTGAAAAAACAAAAAAATTGACAAAATTATGGAAAAACAACGCCAACGCGAATTACAAAAATGGCTTAAAAGTGAGCAAAAAGTCATCAAAAAATATATGCACTTAAACATACTGTTAGGGAGTTTCAGTAGTTTATGTATGATTGGACAGATGTGGCTGATTGCCACAATGTTAGACAAAATGATTATCGGAAAGCAGTCACCGAATAGCTTTCTGGTTGAAATTATGCTCTTATTCTGTTGTTTTGCTGCCAGAGCATTCTTCATTTTTCTGCGTGAGCGTGTCGGTTTCAAAGCGGGGCAAACCTTGCGTTTACATCTTCGCCGCCAAATTCTAGCCAAAATGGAAGCAGTCGGGTCGATGAGCATTCAACAAAAACCGGCGGGCAGCTGGGCAACCTTAATGCTTGAGCAGGTGGAAAATCTACATAATTTCTACGCACGCTATTTGCCACAGCAATTTTTATCGCTGATAGTGCCATTACTGATCCTCTGTTTTGTATTCCCGATTAACTGGGCAGCAGGGGCTATTTTATTTGCAACAATGCCATTATTACCTTTATTTATGATTTTAGCCGGAATGAAAGCAGTGGAGGCAAATCAGCGTAATATCGGCATTCTTTCCCGTATTAGCGGACAGTTCTTAGATAAATTAAAAGGTTTAGAAACTATTCGCTTATTTGGGCAAGCGGGAAAGCAGACTGAACAAATCTACCAAAGCACCGAAGATTTCCGAATTAGTACGATGGACGTACTAAAAATGGCGTTTTTATCCTCTGCAGTATTGGAGTTTTTCACGGCGGTATCGATTGCGGTGACGGCGGTCTATTTTGGCTTTATTTTTTTAGGTGAGCTGGATTTTGGCTATTATGGTACGGGCGTGACCTTATTTATCGGCTTTTTCTGCCTAATGATGGCACCTGAGTTTTACCAACCGATGCGTGAACTTGGCGTGTTTTATCACGACAAGGCAGCAGCGATTAGTGCTGCAGATAATATCGAAACTTTCTTAAAAGAAAAGGTGAAAACGCAAGGTGGCAATTTGCAAAAAAATGTTGAAAATCAACCGCTTGTGATTCAAGCCAAAGATTGCGTGATCTTCTCACCACAAGGCAAAGCCTTAACCCAAGCGTTAAATTTCGAGTTGAATGCACACCAACATATCGCTTTGGTTGGGCAAAGTGGTGCAGGAAAAAGTTCATTAATGAATATGTTACTTGGTTTCTTGCCTTATGAAGGGTCGGTTACGATTAACGGCACCGAACTACGAGATTTAAATTTAAGCCAATGGCGAGCAAAATTAGCGTGGGTGGGGCAAAATCCGCAATTAATGCGTGGCAGTTTGAAAGAGAATATTTTAATTGGTAACCCTAATGCGACAGATTCTGAATTAGCCAAAGCACTACAACTTTCAAAAGCTGATGAGTTTGTGGCACGTTTAGGGTTGGAGCATCAAGTGCAAGACAGTAATATCGGTATCTCTGGCGGGCAAGCACAGCGGATTGCGATTGCACGAGCGTTGCTTCGCCCGTACGAATTATTACTGTTAGACGAGCCGACTGCAAGCCTTGATATGGATTCGGAACAGCAAGTGTTAGCCGCTCTGCATAATCTCAGCCGAGAGCAAACAACGCTAATGATTACTCATCGAGTGGAAGATTTAACCCAATGCGATGAAATTTGGGTGATGAAACAAGGGCAAATCATTCAGAAAGGTCGTTTCACTGAATTAGAACACACCGGCTTTTTTGCGGAATTATTACATAATGAATTAGTGCATCAGGGAGAAATCTAATGAAATCGTTGTTCCCGTTTTTTGCTCTCTACCAAACCCATTTTGGTCGACTATTATTAGGTGTTGTGTTGGCAATTTTAGGATTAGCGGCAAGTATCGGTTTGCTCAGCCTTTCCGGTTGGTTTTTAGCTGCCTCATTTCTAGCGGGCAATGCGCTTATTTTTAACTTTTTCTACCCTTCATCGGGGGTGAGAGGGTTGGCAGTAGGGCGGACAATTTCACGTTACTTTGAACGTTTAGTCACCCACGATGCGACTTTTCGGGTATTGGCGAATTTGCGTGTTAGCGTCTTTAAAAAATTGATTCCACTGAGTCCAAGCGGGCTAAATCGCTTTAGAAACAGCGAATTGTTAAACCGCTTGGTGGCAGATGTGGATACGTTAGACACCCTATATCTGAATTTAGTCTCTCCTTTTGTCAGTGCAGTGATGATTATTGCATTTATGGCAATCGGGCTTTCTTTTGTTTCCGTGCCATTAATGCTGATCATTTGCGGCACACTATTGGTATTGCTTGCCGTTATTCCTACCGTATTTTATCGATTAGGTTTGAAATTAGGGCGTAATGCAATACAAAATCGTGCGAATTATCGCAGTCAATTTATTGAGTGGGTGCAGTTAAATGCAGAATTTTTACTCTTTGGCAACTTGAACCAAATGAGCGAAAAATTACAGCAAACTGAACGCCAATGGCTGAACGCTCAAAGCAAAGAAAGCCGATTATCCGGCTTATCAAATAGCTTGATAATGTTATCCAACGGCATTTTGACTTGTGTGGTGATCTATTTGGTTTCAACTTCGATTAATGTGCCCACTGCAAAATACCCTGAAGCCTTAATTGCGTTAGTGATTTTTTGCGTAATGGCATCGGCAGAGATACTTTCCCCGATTGGTATCGCCTTTTTGCATTTAGGGCAAGTGATTACCGCCGCCGAGCGGATTAGTGAAATTACCGAACAACAGCCTAATGTAACATTTGGTAGCAAGGCAGAATGGCAAAATTTGAGCCAAAATCAACCGCTTGTACGCTTTGAAAACGTGAGCTTTGCTTATTATGGTGAGCAAAAAGTGCTAAATAATCTTTCCTTTGAGGTATTACAAGGGCAGAAAGTAGCGATTTTAGGCAAAACAGGTAGCGGAAAATCGACCATATTCCAACTGTTAAACCGAAACTACGACCCAACAAGCGGTCAAATTTGGCTGAATAATTGCAAAATTAACGAATTTTCAGAGCCGATGTTACGCTCAAAATTAGTTACCTTAAGCCAACGGGTACATATTTTTAGCCAAACCCTGAAAGATAATTTATTAATGGGGAATGCTTTTGCTACAGACGAACAAATGCAAGAAGTAGTAAGAAAAGTAGGCTTAGGGCATTTGCTTGAAACAGACGGCTTAAATTTATGGTTAGGCGAGGGCGGCAGACCGCTTTCTGGTGGCGAACAACGCCGTTTAGGGCTTGCCCGTTTGCTCCTGAGTTCTGCTGAATTAGTCTTACTTGATGAGCCGACAGAAGGGCTGGACAGAGAAACCGAACAGCAGATTATAAACCTAATTTTGACTTATTGCCGTGATCGCACCTTAATTATGATTACTCACCGCCAAAGCGGACTGGATAAATTTGATATTGTTTATCGAATGGATAATGGGCGATTGGTAGGGTAGTTTTTGCAGCAAATTGCGTATTAATGAAAAGGCATTTATTTTTCAATAGAATAAATGCCTTTTGCCATTCAAAAGGAGCTGAAAAAATGCTATATTCCCACTAATTTTTTATCATACTGAATTTTACAGAGATGGCGGATTACCACGATATTACCCTTGCTTATGCCGGAGTGTGCCAAGCAGCGACGTTAGTACAACAATTTGCACATAAAGGCACGGCAGACAGAGAGGCTTTTAAGTGTGCTTTAGAAAGCCTGTTAATCACTCAGCCGGAATCAACGTTAAGTGTATTTGGCGATGATCTTTCCCATTTAAAAATGGGTTTAGAAACCGCATTAGCTCAAACCGGCGGCGGTAACGGTAAATTAGATACCGAAGTCGGTCGTTATTGGATAAGCTTGCTCGCCCTTAGTCAAAAACTCAATAAAAACCCTGAAGCAAAACAACAGTTAGCCCAGCGTTTACAGCAAGTGGAACGCCAGTTAGCCCTGTATGAAGATAAGGTGATGGCAGATCAAATGATTGCCAATTTAGCCGCTATTTATAGCGATATTATCAGCCCGTTAGGCACGAAAATTCACGTGATAGGAATGCAGGATTACTTGGTTCGCCCGGATATTCAAAATAAAATTCGAGCCTCGCTACTAGCCGGTATTCGAGCCGGTATTTTGTGGCAGCAAGTCGGCGGAAGCCGTTGGCAATTTTTATTTTCACGCAAGAAAATTTTTAACCAAGCACAAACATTTTATCGTCAAATCTAACCGAACATTTACCTATTTGGAGAATATAAAACAATGGAACTTACCGCTTTAACTGCGTTATCCCCGATTGATGGACGTTATCAAGACAAAGTTGCGAGCCTTCGTCCGATTTTTAGTGAATTTGGCTTATTAAAATTCCGTGTGACGGTGGAAGTTCGCTGGTTACAAAAATTGGCATCGCATACACAAATTAACGAAGTTCCAGTGTTTTCTGAAAAAGCAAACGATTACCTAAACCAAATTGTGGCTGACTTTTCGTTAGAAGATGCCAATCGGATTAAAACGATTGAACGCACCACCAACCACGATGTAAAAGCGGTGGAGTATTTCCTAAAAGAAAAATGTGAAGCATTGCCTGAATTACAAGCGGTGAATGAATTTATTCATTTTGCTTGTACTTCTGAAGATATCAATAATACTTCGCACGCTTTAATGCTTAAAACCGCTCGTGAAGAAGTATTATTACCTGAATGGAAAAAAGTGATTGATGCGGTAGTGGAACTAGCCAAACGTTACCAACATATTCCATTGCTTTCTCGCACGCACGGTCAGCCGGCAAGCCCGACAACAATGGGTAAAGAGATGGCAAATGTTGCATATCGTTTACAACGCCAATATAAACAGTTAGAAAATTTAGAGATTTTAGCGAAAATCAATGGGGCAGTGGGCAACTATAACGCACATTTATCGGCATATCCGGAGATTGATTGGCACACTTTCAGCCAAGAATTTGTGGAATCGTTAGGTGTGACGTGGAACCCATACACCACCCAAATTGAACCGCACGATTATATTGCGGAGTTCTTTGATTGCGTGGCTCGTTTTAATACGATTTTAATTGATTTTGATCGTGATATGTGGGGCTACATTGCCTTAAATCACTTCAAACAACGTACTATTGCCGGTGAAATCGGCTCAAGCACAATGCCACATAAAGTGAACCCGATTGATTTTGAAAACTCCGAAGGCAATCTTGGCTTGGCAAATGCAGTAATGGCTCATTTGGGGCAAAAATTGCCGATTTCCCGCTGGCAGCGTGACTTAACCGATTCCACCGTGTTGCGTAATTTAGGTGTAGGTTTAGGTTATGCGTTAATTGCTTATGCATCCACCTTAAAAGGTATTAGCAAATTAGAAGTGAATGAACAACACTTGCGTGATGAACTCAACCAAAACTGGGAAGTATTGGCAGAGCCAATTCAAACTGTTATGCGTCGTTATGGCATTGAAAAACCGTATGAAAAACTTAAAGAGCTGACTCGAGGCAAACGGGTTGATGAAACCGCAATGCTTGAGTTTATCGATAAGTTGGAAATTCCGCAAAATGAAAAAAATCGTTTGAAAGAGATGACACCGGCAAGCTATATCGGCTATGCGGTTGAACTTGTTGATAAATTGTAAAATTTAACTGAAAAAAGACCGCTTGCAAGCGGTCTTTTTCTGCAAATTATTTGCAAAAGAGGAAATATGAAACAGGCAAACAGACACAAAAAGATCATCGAGCTGGTTAATCAGCTTGGCTATGTGAGTACCGAGCAATTAGTGGCTGAATTGAATGTGAGTCCGCAAACCATTCGCCGTGATCTGAATGAAATGGCAGAAAATAATCTGATTCGCCGTCATCACGGTGGGGCAGCCGCTCCTTCCAATACGGAGAATAGTGATTACACCCACCGCAAGCAATTTTTCTCACACGAGAAAAATGCGATTGCCCAACAGGTGGCAAAACTAATTCCAAATGGAGCATCATTATTTTTAGATATTGGCACGACTTCAGAAGCAGTGGCATTAGCCTTACTTTCGCATAAAAATTTAAAAGTAGTTACCAATAATTTAAATGCGGCTCATATTCTGATGCAAAATGAAGATTGCCAAATTACGGTAGCAGGCGGAGGGTTAAGAAGTGATGGCGGGCTAATCGGAGAAGAAACGGTTCGTTTTATTAACCAATTCCGTTTGGACTTTGGGATTTTAGGCATTAGTGCGGTGGATATGGACGGCTCTATGCTCGATTACGATTACCACGAAGTGCAGGTAAAGCGTGCATTAATGGAATGTTCCCGACAAGTGGTTTTAGTGACCGATCATTCAAAGTTTACCCGTACAGCTATTGCACGTTTAGGAAATGTTAAAGAAGTAAATTATTTGTTTACAGATCAAGATTTACCGTTAGAATTACAAACTCATTTAAGCCAATCGGACGTTATCGTCAAAATTTGTAATGAATAACGAAACTCTTTTTTCTAAACAAAAATGGATTGCCTACGCCCAGTTAATGCGTTTCGATAAACCCATCGGCACGTTATTATTATTACACCCCACACTATGGGCGTTATTTATTGCCGCAGAGGGAATGCCGCCTGTTGCGATTTTAGTTATTTTTACCCTTGGGGTAATCGTTATGCGTGCGGCAGGTTGTGTGATTAATGATTATGCCGATAGAGAAATTGACGGACACGTTAAACGCACCTCTCAACGCCCGCTAGCTACCGGCAGAGTGACTACCACAGAGGCAAAAGTGATTTTTGCAATCTTGCTGTTGTTCGCCTTTGTGCTCGATTTAATGCTCAACCGATACGCTTTTTTACTTTCATTTGTTGCGGTGTTTTTGGCAGTCATTTACCCCTTTATGAAGCGTTTTACCCACTTGCCACAAGTGGTGCTTGGAATGGCATTTGGCTGGTCGATTCCGATGGCATTTGGTGCGGTAACGGAAGCCCTTCCACTTGAATGCTGGCTGCTTTTTTTTGCCAATCTGGCGTGGACAGTTGCTTATGACACCCAATATGCAATGGTTGATCGTGATGATGATTTACGAATTGGAGTTAAATCTACCGCCATTTTATTCGCTCAATACGATAATAAAATTATTGCGTTATTGCAGTTTATCACCTTGATTTTATTAGGATTATTGGGCCTGGTAAAAGGCTATCATATCGGCTATTTTATCGTATTAGCCTTAAGTGCCACGCTGTTTATCTACCAATGCTGGCTGACTAAAAAACGAGAACGCAGCGAATGCTTTAAAGCGTTTTTAAATAACCACTATTTTGGCTTAGGTGTGTTCGTGGCGATTTTAGTCGGGATTTATTTCTGATGACGGTAGGGGCTAAAGATATTTAGCCCCTATTTTTTTATCTATGGTTTTTATCTACGGTTTTTATCTACAAGCGGTGAAATTTATCGGGAAATTTGCAAATTCTAACGGAAATTTAACCGCTTGTTTTGCGATACTTTTACGCATTTTCCTGCTATAATTGGCACAATTTTTTCGATTTCAAATTAGTAGGAATAAGAATGTCTGAACAAACTCAAGCAACAAGTTATGATTCTTCCAGTATTAAGGTGTTACGCGGCTTAGATGCGGTGCGTAAACGCCCGGGAATGTATATCGGCGATACCGATGACGGCACGGGTTTACACCATATGGTGTTTGAGGTGGTTGATAATGCGATTGACGAAGCATTGGCCGGGCATTGTAAAGACATTATTGTCACAATTCATTCCGATAATTCGGTTTCTGTGCAAGATGACGGTCGTGGGATTCCGGTGGGGATTCATCCGGAAGAAGGTGTGTCGGCTGCAGAAGTCATTATGACCGTTCTTCACGCAGGCGGTAAATTTGACGATAACTCTTATAAAGTTTCCGGCGGTTTGCACGGCGTGGGCGTATCGGTAGTGAATGCACTTTCCTCTAAATTACAACTTACTATTCGCCGTGAAGGACACGTTCACGAGCAATTTTATAGCTTAGGTGAGCCTGATGCACCTTTAGCGATCATCGGTAATACTGAAAAGACGGGAACATCGGTTCGCTTCTGGCCAAGTTTGGATATTTTCAAAAATAAAACCGAATTTGAATATAAAATTCTGTCTAAACGCTTGCGTGAGCTATCGTTTTTAAACTCAGGCGTTTCGATTAAATTAATTGATGAACGAGATGGCAAAGAAGAGCATTTTAAATATGAGGGCGGTATTAAAGCCTATGTTGAGTATTTAAACGAAGGCAAAACCCATATTCACAATACGCCATTCTATTTGACCACTGAGAAAGACGGCATTGGCGTGGAAATTTCCCTACAGTGGAATGACAGTTACAATGAAAATGTGTACTGCTTTACCAATAACATTCCACAACGTGATGGCGGTACGCACTTAGCCGGTTTCCGTGGGGCATTAACCCGTGCGTTGAAAAACTATATGGATAACAGTGGGGTATTGAAAAAAGCCGATGCGAACATTGATGCCTCAGGCGATGATGCCCGTGAAGGGTTAGTAGCGGTGATTTCGGTGAAAGTGCCGGATCCAAAATTCTCCTCACAAACTAAAGATAAATTAGTGTCGTCAGAAGTGCGAGGAGCGGTAGAAAGCTCAATGAATGAGGCGTTATCCGACTACTTAGCTGAAAATCCGGACGATGCAAAAAATATCGTAAGCAAAATTATTGATGCAGCCCGTGCAAGAGAAGCAGCCCGTAAAGCCCGTGAAATGACCCGCCGTAAAGGGGCGTTAGATTTAGGCGGCTTACCGGGTAAATTAGCTGATTGTCAGGAAAAAGATCCTGCGTTATC from the Mannheimia haemolytica genome contains:
- the hflD gene encoding High frequency lysogenization protein HflD; the protein is MADYHDITLAYAGVCQAATLVQQFAHKGTADREAFKCALESLLITQPESTLSVFGDDLSHLKMGLETALAQTGGGNGKLDTEVGRYWISLLALSQKLNKNPEAKQQLAQRLQQVERQLALYEDKVMADQMIANLAAIYSDIISPLGTKIHVIGMQDYLVRPDIQNKIRASLLAGIRAGILWQQVGGSRWQFLFSRKKIFNQAQTFYRQI
- the glpR_5 gene encoding Glycerol-3-phosphate regulon repressor; the protein is MKQANRHKKIIELVNQLGYVSTEQLVAELNVSPQTIRRDLNEMAENNLIRRHHGGAAAPSNTENSDYTHRKQFFSHEKNAIAQQVAKLIPNGASLFLDIGTTSEAVALALLSHKNLKVVTNNLNAAHILMQNEDCQITVAGGGLRSDGGLIGEETVRFINQFRLDFGILGISAVDMDGSMLDYDYHEVQVKRALMECSRQVVLVTDHSKFTRTAIARLGNVKEVNYLFTDQDLPLELQTHLSQSDVIVKICNE
- the purB gene encoding Adenylosuccinate lyase; this encodes MELTALTALSPIDGRYQDKVASLRPIFSEFGLLKFRVTVEVRWLQKLASHTQINEVPVFSEKANDYLNQIVADFSLEDANRIKTIERTTNHDVKAVEYFLKEKCEALPELQAVNEFIHFACTSEDINNTSHALMLKTAREEVLLPEWKKVIDAVVELAKRYQHIPLLSRTHGQPASPTTMGKEMANVAYRLQRQYKQLENLEILAKINGAVGNYNAHLSAYPEIDWHTFSQEFVESLGVTWNPYTTQIEPHDYIAEFFDCVARFNTILIDFDRDMWGYIALNHFKQRTIAGEIGSSTMPHKVNPIDFENSEGNLGLANAVMAHLGQKLPISRWQRDLTDSTVLRNLGVGLGYALIAYASTLKGISKLEVNEQHLRDELNQNWEVLAEPIQTVMRRYGIEKPYEKLKELTRGKRVDETAMLEFIDKLEIPQNEKNRLKEMTPASYIGYAVELVDKL
- a CDS encoding Probable ABC transporter ATP-binding protein HI_0664, which gives rise to MKSLFPFFALYQTHFGRLLLGVVLAILGLAASIGLLSLSGWFLAASFLAGNALIFNFFYPSSGVRGLAVGRTISRYFERLVTHDATFRVLANLRVSVFKKLIPLSPSGLNRFRNSELLNRLVADVDTLDTLYLNLVSPFVSAVMIIAFMAIGLSFVSVPLMLIICGTLLVLLAVIPTVFYRLGLKLGRNAIQNRANYRSQFIEWVQLNAEFLLFGNLNQMSEKLQQTERQWLNAQSKESRLSGLSNSLIMLSNGILTCVVIYLVSTSINVPTAKYPEALIALVIFCVMASAEILSPIGIAFLHLGQVITAAERISEITEQQPNVTFGSKAEWQNLSQNQPLVRFENVSFAYYGEQKVLNNLSFEVLQGQKVAILGKTGSGKSTIFQLLNRNYDPTSGQIWLNNCKINEFSEPMLRSKLVTLSQRVHIFSQTLKDNLLMGNAFATDEQMQEVVRKVGLGHLLETDGLNLWLGEGGRPLSGGEQRRLGLARLLLSSAELVLLDEPTEGLDRETEQQIINLILTYCRDRTLIMITHRQSGLDKFDIVYRMDNGRLVG
- the ubiA gene encoding 4-hydroxybenzoate octaprenyltransferase — its product is MNNETLFSKQKWIAYAQLMRFDKPIGTLLLLHPTLWALFIAAEGMPPVAILVIFTLGVIVMRAAGCVINDYADREIDGHVKRTSQRPLATGRVTTTEAKVIFAILLLFAFVLDLMLNRYAFLLSFVAVFLAVIYPFMKRFTHLPQVVLGMAFGWSIPMAFGAVTEALPLECWLLFFANLAWTVAYDTQYAMVDRDDDLRIGVKSTAILFAQYDNKIIALLQFITLILLGLLGLVKGYHIGYFIVLALSATLFIYQCWLTKKRERSECFKAFLNNHYFGLGVFVAILVGIYF
- a CDS encoding Family of uncharacterised function (DUF490) — its product is MTDENKQTATHQTDSTQEPQTTQPKKSKWRFLKHGFCLTFILLLLAILFLCTGYGQRKVLSWVDKFVEPLQLGQVQGSLQDGLQLSDARFVMDGVNVTVGQADLHIGFNCLLHYEMCLNNLSLKDTEVLIDTTKLPPSQPKEETEPFTELNLPLGISAQNINLENIKVKVDDMDIHLNHFHTALSGKGRAITVHPTQLEGLDLLLALKLEETNPEQAVDFAQKNAKTEALSATNPQEIADKVIQEAVEKTGEKVVEGFHQLQGKTVAQAEQVDNKVDWAAIKAQLAQPLLDKNLRFSLPLDLNIEQIDIANVAIAQKAKDEKGNLIEPISLLNVASLQLQAQATDQHINLKSLDFKSDQGDLTASGSLSLQDNYPLSWTLSGHEAKTAKVKLPFNQIEATLSGELYDKTSLKVKTAGAISASLEGNVALAQAKTPFDLSLKSESMRYPFAPQQNGDVLSLENIAMRLNGNLLDYALEAKVSAKGMGVPASSASLTGKGELTHFNIQDLSLNTLEGTAKIDGLVDWSEGVAWRSNLKLQHINTKSLLADWPAVLSGSLSSEGYAGRGNSASEWKADVSNIDIKGSLFQKNIHLSGNLKSDHQQLLDVPGLSLVYGENKVDLKGVLGEKSDFYADIKAPNLQGLVPNLKASVNGNAKLSGKISEPNIDLDLVASNVGYEQFKLQNLTAKGKITTEKTIQGDLTLGLRQFVYNEIKVENASLLLKGNEENHSLKLSAKGNPVGADLQISGKFDRLKEIWEGQLSQVSIQSTEFGQFQADKSVNVKYDNKAINANISAHCWHNRKINLCFPTAFNAGVEGKVPFEIRNFDLAVLQQFLEKNSQLSGIVNAKGDAAWFKNKQPQVNLDLTSNAIKFIQKMEGGKSFPLTVSPLKIELKMSDNNLTLKSDLRVENNGRLSTDLVMKDLSKARALSGTIHLDQLSLKLIRPLLERGDSVDGNVNARLTVSGTATSPLLHGNLNVTELKARSVTMPFDITGGNLAMNFHGATSTLSGKLQTKQSELRLDGDADWRDLNAWKTRIHAQANRFQVDIPNIAKVAVSPDIQVTATPTLLTLSGNVDIPWARIEVEQLPESAVSVSGDEVIMDGSVKNKVPFSQRNIPAQTSGGMAINADIKINIGNDVKLKAYGLNSNVNGLLSVRQGKQGLGLYGQVHLREGRFAAYGQDLLIRKGDISFAGSPSQPTLDIEAIRNPEAMEDPTITAGVRVTGLADSPTVKVFSDPAMSQNEALSYILTGRSLESSGDASSSNAVAAALLSMSLSKSSKLVGDVGSTFGLKDLSVTTAGIGDNTKVEVSASLAPKFRVKYGVGIFAPLTELTLRYNLTPRLYLQWVSSINQAVDLMYRFEFDELF
- the cydD gene encoding ATP-binding/permease protein CydD: MEKQRQRELQKWLKSEQKVIKKYMHLNILLGSFSSLCMIGQMWLIATMLDKMIIGKQSPNSFLVEIMLLFCCFAARAFFIFLRERVGFKAGQTLRLHLRRQILAKMEAVGSMSIQQKPAGSWATLMLEQVENLHNFYARYLPQQFLSLIVPLLILCFVFPINWAAGAILFATMPLLPLFMILAGMKAVEANQRNIGILSRISGQFLDKLKGLETIRLFGQAGKQTEQIYQSTEDFRISTMDVLKMAFLSSAVLEFFTAVSIAVTAVYFGFIFLGELDFGYYGTGVTLFIGFFCLMMAPEFYQPMRELGVFYHDKAAAISAADNIETFLKEKVKTQGGNLQKNVENQPLVIQAKDCVIFSPQGKALTQALNFELNAHQHIALVGQSGAGKSSLMNMLLGFLPYEGSVTINGTELRDLNLSQWRAKLAWVGQNPQLMRGSLKENILIGNPNATDSELAKALQLSKADEFVARLGLEHQVQDSNIGISGGQAQRIAIARALLRPYELLLLDEPTASLDMDSEQQVLAALHNLSREQTTLMITHRVEDLTQCDEIWVMKQGQIIQKGRFTELEHTGFFAELLHNELVHQGEI